From the Leptolyngbya sp. O-77 genome, one window contains:
- a CDS encoding Uma2 family endonuclease, producing the protein MQTLPPTQDQRIVQSGRTWEQFKLIQEGFSNAPGVRLFYFDGTIEVLMPGREHELFSAVIALLLGLFFLEREIEFEPTGSMDQEKLGEAFVQADQSYCFGESQSGESKAIPDLSIEVVVSSGGINKLARYRALGVPEVWFWEDGAFRLFHLRETGYEPVSRSELPQLETLDIALLTQCVLMGKTSRLDAARAFQQGIRRASFQ; encoded by the coding sequence ATGCAAACGCTTCCGCCGACGCAGGATCAGCGAATCGTTCAATCTGGGCGCACCTGGGAGCAGTTCAAGCTGATCCAGGAAGGCTTCAGCAACGCGCCAGGTGTTCGGCTGTTTTACTTTGATGGAACGATTGAGGTGCTTATGCCTGGGCGAGAGCATGAGCTGTTTAGCGCAGTCATTGCCCTGCTCTTAGGACTCTTTTTTCTAGAGCGTGAGATTGAGTTTGAACCCACCGGCTCAATGGATCAGGAAAAATTGGGGGAAGCGTTTGTACAAGCCGATCAGTCCTATTGCTTCGGCGAGTCCCAGTCTGGCGAGTCCAAGGCCATTCCCGATTTGTCGATCGAAGTCGTCGTCAGCAGCGGCGGCATAAACAAACTGGCGCGATATCGGGCGCTAGGTGTGCCGGAGGTCTGGTTTTGGGAAGACGGAGCCTTCAGGCTGTTTCATCTGCGAGAAACGGGCTATGAACCAGTCAGCCGAAGCGAGTTGCCTCAATTAGAAACCCTGGATATCGCCTTGTTGACTCAGTGTGTTCTGATGGGTAAGACTTCCCGCTTGGATGCTGCCAGAGCGTTTCAGCAGGGCATCCGCCGCGCTTCGTTCCAATGA
- a CDS encoding YciI family protein, whose translation MPWFVKIEKGLVDKATFDQFVPAHKQFVRDLITKGHQAKTGYWAERGGGMLLFQADSMEEARAIVAQDPLVQNGCVSYELHEWKIVVE comes from the coding sequence ATGCCCTGGTTCGTCAAGATCGAAAAAGGGCTTGTGGACAAGGCAACGTTTGATCAATTTGTGCCAGCCCACAAGCAGTTTGTTCGCGACCTGATCACCAAAGGGCATCAGGCTAAAACCGGGTACTGGGCTGAGCGGGGCGGGGGAATGCTGCTGTTTCAGGCAGACTCGATGGAAGAAGCCAGGGCGATCGTGGCGCAAGACCCACTAGTGCAAAATGGCTGTGTCAGCTACGAGCTACACGAGTGGAAAATCGTAGTCGAGTAA
- the smpB gene encoding SsrA-binding protein SmpB produces the protein MVDNGDGYKVVAENRQARFEYEILETFEAGIELVGTEVKSVRAGKANLRDGFALIRNGEVWLHNVHISPHDTASQYFNHDPRRTRKLLMHRQEIRKLIGKVEQQGLTLVPLKMYLKRGWVKISLALARGKKLHDKREDLKQKQAKREMQRAMKR, from the coding sequence ATGGTAGACAACGGCGACGGCTACAAAGTGGTAGCAGAAAACCGACAAGCTCGGTTTGAATACGAGATTTTGGAAACCTTCGAGGCCGGCATTGAGCTAGTCGGTACAGAGGTCAAATCCGTACGGGCAGGAAAAGCCAACCTGCGCGACGGCTTTGCGCTAATCCGCAACGGCGAAGTGTGGCTGCACAATGTCCACATTTCACCCCATGACACCGCCAGCCAATATTTCAACCACGACCCTCGCCGCACCCGCAAGCTGCTGATGCATCGCCAAGAAATTCGCAAGCTGATCGGCAAAGTCGAACAGCAAGGTCTGACCCTAGTGCCACTAAAGATGTATCTCAAACGCGGCTGGGTCAAAATTTCCCTGGCGCTGGCGCGTGGCAAAAAACTGCACGATAAGCGCGAAGACCTGAAGCAAAAGCAGGCCAAGCGCGAGATGCAGCGAGCAATGAAGCGGTAG
- the panB gene encoding 3-methyl-2-oxobutanoate hydroxymethyltransferase has protein sequence MGVTTQQLSRFKRDGRPIVVLTAWDFLMAQVLDRAGVDVILVGDSLAMVALGHETTLPLTLEDMLHHTKAVRRGVQNALVVCDLPFMTYQESVAQAMHSAGRVLKETGAQAVKLEGGHPAMLETVERLTQAGIPVMAHVGLTPQSVHQLGGFRKQGTTTEAAERILQEAIALESAGAFSIVLEHIPADLGLQISQKLTIPTIGIGAGPHCDGQVLVTSDLLGLSEWQPPFAKPYTNLRDIITQAVQTYATEVREQRFGDSPSV, from the coding sequence ATGGGCGTGACCACCCAACAGCTCAGCCGATTCAAACGCGACGGTCGCCCGATTGTGGTGCTGACGGCGTGGGATTTTCTGATGGCGCAAGTGCTGGATCGAGCAGGCGTGGACGTGATTTTGGTGGGCGATTCGCTGGCGATGGTGGCACTGGGTCACGAAACCACGCTGCCGCTGACGCTGGAAGACATGTTGCATCACACCAAGGCCGTCCGGCGCGGCGTGCAAAATGCGCTGGTGGTCTGCGATTTGCCGTTTATGACCTATCAGGAGAGCGTGGCGCAGGCGATGCACTCGGCCGGGCGCGTGCTAAAGGAAACCGGAGCGCAGGCTGTGAAGCTAGAAGGTGGCCATCCCGCCATGCTAGAGACGGTAGAACGGCTGACGCAGGCAGGCATTCCCGTGATGGCCCATGTGGGGCTAACGCCGCAGTCAGTGCATCAGTTGGGCGGCTTTCGCAAGCAGGGCACGACGACCGAGGCGGCTGAGCGGATTTTGCAAGAGGCGATCGCCCTAGAATCGGCCGGCGCGTTTTCCATCGTGCTGGAACATATCCCGGCTGACTTGGGGCTGCAAATTTCCCAAAAGCTAACCATCCCCACCATCGGCATCGGCGCAGGCCCCCACTGCGACGGTCAGGTACTTGTCACGTCCGACCTGCTGGGCCTGTCAGAATGGCAGCCCCCCTTCGCCAAACCCTACACCAACCTGCGGGACATTATTACCCAGGCGGTGCAGACCTACGCGACGGAGGTGCGAGAGCAGCGGTTTGGCGATTCCCCCAGCGTATAA
- a CDS encoding amylo-alpha-1,6-glucosidase has translation MPDFVELDGRKFLPADQLPQPEWPCVISERPQPTLTLKDDDLFLITDTLGNISACLEGDSIGSLGLFCQDTRFLNRLELQIEGRSPVLLSSNADKGFVLSVLCANPQLGTIPPETIGIQRELVLNGGLFEEISLTNFSTEPVQFELSLSFDADFLDLFEIRGFQRDRPGRRLRLVPAVAQDHRLDVMEATTDDAADPLPASMPLEITLAYQGLDGGLMESRIQFLHQPPNFLKGYTALWQVSLEPHETLTLGYRLQPLLNGRSPSAVNTPMTLMQAKAAELLEQTQWGEQVTRIRCDNKAMNQIIERAQQDVYLLRQTFGKGKVLSAGVPWFSTLFGRDSLIAASQTLILDPIIARDTLSILAHYQGKQHDDWRDEQPGKILHELRLGEMARCQEIPHTPYYGTVDATPLWLMLYAEYYAWTHDQETLERLWPNALAAMEWIDENLKETGYLAYARRSSRGLQNQGWKDSGNCIVNRRGELAEGAIALCEVQAYVYAAKVRLAEIARLKKRIDLADRWIEEAQDLKRRFNRDFWMDDLDFCALALDGKGNPVDSITSNPGHCLNLGILDQDKALSVAERLQAPDMFNGWGIRTLSSLSPAYNPMGYHIGSVWPHDNSMTVLGLRSLGRIDQALEVTQGIFDMTLRQPYQRPPELFCGYERTADNNPVQYPVACSPQAWATGAIFQLLLTMANLVPDAPNNCLRILDPALPDTMHRLSLHNLRIGQTLLDLEFERVGSATACRVVKKRGNLRVVIEA, from the coding sequence ATGCCTGACTTTGTGGAACTGGATGGACGGAAATTTTTGCCTGCGGATCAACTGCCGCAGCCGGAGTGGCCTTGCGTCATTAGCGAACGCCCGCAGCCGACGCTGACGCTCAAAGACGACGACCTGTTTTTGATTACCGACACGCTAGGCAATATTTCCGCTTGCCTGGAGGGAGACTCCATCGGCAGTTTGGGACTGTTTTGTCAGGATACGCGCTTCTTAAATCGTCTGGAATTGCAGATTGAGGGGCGATCGCCCGTCCTCCTTAGCAGCAATGCCGACAAGGGATTCGTCCTGTCAGTGCTGTGCGCCAACCCCCAGCTAGGCACCATTCCGCCGGAAACCATTGGCATCCAGCGAGAACTGGTGCTAAACGGCGGGTTGTTTGAAGAAATCAGCCTGACCAACTTCAGCACCGAACCCGTGCAGTTTGAACTCAGCCTCAGCTTTGATGCCGATTTCCTGGATTTGTTTGAAATTCGGGGCTTTCAGCGCGATCGCCCAGGACGGCGGCTGCGGCTGGTGCCTGCGGTAGCGCAGGATCACCGGCTGGACGTAATGGAAGCCACGACAGACGATGCAGCCGATCCGCTGCCCGCCTCGATGCCTCTAGAAATTACGCTGGCCTATCAGGGCCTAGATGGCGGGCTGATGGAGTCGCGCATCCAGTTTTTGCACCAGCCGCCTAACTTCCTCAAGGGCTACACCGCCCTGTGGCAGGTGTCGCTAGAGCCGCATGAAACGCTGACCCTGGGCTATCGGCTGCAACCGCTGCTGAATGGGCGATCGCCCTCCGCCGTTAACACGCCCATGACGCTGATGCAAGCCAAGGCAGCGGAACTGCTGGAGCAGACCCAGTGGGGCGAACAAGTGACGCGCATCCGCTGCGACAACAAAGCCATGAATCAAATCATCGAGCGGGCGCAGCAAGACGTGTACCTCTTGCGGCAAACCTTTGGCAAGGGCAAGGTTCTGTCAGCGGGGGTGCCCTGGTTTTCAACGCTGTTTGGGCGCGACTCCCTCATCGCCGCCTCGCAAACGCTGATCCTCGACCCCATCATTGCCCGCGACACCCTCAGCATCCTGGCCCACTATCAGGGCAAGCAGCATGACGACTGGCGCGACGAACAGCCCGGCAAGATTCTGCACGAGCTGCGCCTGGGCGAAATGGCCCGCTGCCAGGAAATTCCCCACACGCCCTACTACGGCACAGTGGACGCAACGCCGCTGTGGCTCATGCTCTACGCCGAATACTACGCCTGGACTCATGACCAGGAAACCCTAGAGCGACTCTGGCCCAACGCGCTGGCGGCCATGGAGTGGATTGACGAAAACCTTAAGGAGACGGGCTATCTGGCCTATGCGCGGCGCTCCTCTCGCGGGCTGCAAAACCAGGGCTGGAAAGACTCTGGCAACTGCATTGTGAACCGCCGGGGCGAACTGGCAGAAGGGGCGATCGCCCTCTGCGAAGTGCAGGCCTACGTCTATGCCGCAAAGGTGCGGCTGGCAGAAATTGCCCGCCTGAAAAAGCGCATCGACCTGGCCGATCGCTGGATTGAAGAAGCACAAGACCTGAAGCGACGGTTTAACCGCGACTTTTGGATGGATGATCTGGACTTTTGCGCCCTGGCCCTGGATGGCAAGGGCAACCCGGTCGATAGCATTACGTCTAACCCTGGCCACTGTTTGAATTTGGGCATTCTCGACCAGGACAAAGCCCTGAGCGTGGCCGAGCGGCTGCAAGCACCCGACATGTTTAACGGCTGGGGCATCCGCACCCTCAGCAGCCTGTCGCCTGCCTACAACCCAATGGGCTATCACATCGGCTCTGTCTGGCCCCACGACAACAGCATGACGGTGCTGGGGCTGCGATCGCTCGGCCGGATTGACCAGGCACTCGAAGTCACCCAGGGCATTTTCGACATGACCCTGCGCCAGCCCTACCAGCGACCACCCGAACTCTTTTGTGGCTATGAGCGCACCGCAGACAACAACCCCGTGCAATATCCCGTCGCCTGTTCGCCCCAGGCCTGGGCCACTGGAGCCATCTTCCAGCTCTTGCTAACGATGGCAAACCTGGTGCCCGATGCACCCAACAACTGCCTGCGAATTCTCGATCCGGCCCTGCCCGACACGATGCATCGCCTGTCGCTGCACAACCTGCGGATTGGTCAAACGCTGCTAGATCTGGAATTTGAGCGGGTGGGCAGCGCCACCGCTTGCCGCGTGGTGAAAAAGCGCGGCAACCTGCGCGTGGTCATCGAGGCGTAG
- a CDS encoding glycoside hydrolase family 57 protein produces MSIGYLAFVLHAHLPFVRHPESDYVLEEEWLFEAITETYIPLLQVFEGLKRDGVDFKLTMSMTPPLVSMLRDPLLQERYDIHLAKLEELAEMEIERNAHTGHMKYLAEHYAAEFNSVRQVWERCNHDLVGAFRGFLESNNLDIITCGATHGYLPLMKMYPQAVWAQIQVACESYEEHFGRSPNGIWLPECAYYEGVERMVADAGVRYFITDGHGILYARPRPRFGTYAPIFTETGVAAFGRDHESSQQVWSSEVGYPGAPEYREFYRDLGWDAEYEYIKPYIMPNGQRKNVGIKYHKITGRGLGLSDKDLYDPYWAREKAAEHAGNFVYNRERQVEHLHGIMQRPPIIVSPYDAELFGHWWYEGPWFLDYLFRKSWFDQNTFEMTHLSDYLKAHPTQQVCRPSQSSWGFKGFHEYWLNDTNAWIYPHLHKAAERMIDLAKREPADDLEWRALNQAARELLLAQSSDWAFIMRTGTMVPYAVRRTRSHLMRFNKLREDILAGKIDSGWLEKVEAIDNIFPKLNYRVYRPL; encoded by the coding sequence ATGAGCATCGGATACCTTGCCTTCGTCCTCCACGCCCATTTGCCCTTTGTGCGCCACCCAGAGAGCGACTATGTACTCGAAGAAGAGTGGCTCTTTGAGGCGATTACGGAAACGTATATCCCCCTGCTTCAGGTGTTTGAGGGGCTGAAGCGCGATGGCGTTGATTTCAAGCTGACGATGAGCATGACACCGCCGCTGGTGTCGATGTTGCGCGATCCGCTGCTGCAAGAGCGATACGACATCCACCTCGCCAAGCTTGAAGAACTGGCGGAGATGGAAATCGAACGCAATGCCCACACCGGCCACATGAAATACCTGGCCGAACACTACGCCGCCGAGTTTAACAGCGTGCGCCAGGTGTGGGAGCGCTGCAATCATGACTTGGTGGGCGCGTTCCGGGGTTTTCTAGAGTCCAACAACCTCGACATCATTACCTGCGGGGCAACCCACGGCTATCTGCCGCTGATGAAGATGTATCCGCAGGCGGTGTGGGCGCAAATTCAGGTCGCCTGCGAAAGCTATGAGGAGCATTTTGGGCGATCGCCCAACGGTATCTGGCTACCGGAATGCGCCTACTACGAAGGCGTAGAGCGGATGGTCGCCGATGCAGGCGTGCGCTACTTCATCACCGACGGCCACGGCATTCTCTACGCCCGCCCGCGCCCCCGCTTTGGAACCTACGCGCCAATTTTTACCGAAACAGGCGTCGCCGCCTTTGGGCGCGATCACGAATCGTCGCAGCAGGTCTGGTCATCGGAAGTGGGCTATCCCGGTGCGCCAGAATACCGCGAGTTTTACCGCGATTTGGGCTGGGATGCCGAATATGAATACATCAAGCCCTACATCATGCCCAACGGTCAGCGCAAAAATGTGGGCATCAAATATCACAAAATTACCGGGCGCGGGCTGGGGCTGAGCGACAAAGATCTCTACGATCCCTACTGGGCCAGAGAAAAAGCGGCAGAACACGCAGGCAACTTCGTCTATAACCGCGAACGCCAGGTCGAACACCTGCACGGCATTATGCAGCGCCCGCCGATCATCGTGTCGCCTTACGATGCCGAGCTATTCGGCCACTGGTGGTACGAAGGCCCCTGGTTCCTGGACTATCTCTTCCGCAAGTCCTGGTTCGACCAAAACACCTTCGAGATGACTCACCTTTCCGACTATCTCAAGGCGCACCCGACCCAGCAGGTCTGCCGCCCGTCCCAGTCAAGCTGGGGCTTTAAGGGCTTTCATGAATATTGGCTGAACGACACCAACGCCTGGATCTATCCCCATCTGCATAAAGCCGCTGAGCGGATGATCGACCTGGCCAAGCGCGAACCCGCCGATGACCTGGAATGGCGGGCGCTGAACCAGGCGGCGCGGGAACTGCTGCTGGCGCAATCGTCTGACTGGGCGTTCATCATGCGGACGGGAACGATGGTGCCCTATGCGGTGCGCCGGACGCGATCGCACCTGATGCGGTTTAACAAGCTGCGCGAAGACATCCTAGCGGGCAAAATCGACAGCGGCTGGCTGGAAAAAGTCGAGGCGATCGACAATATCTTCCCCAAGCTGAACTATCGCGTCTACCGCCCGCTCTAG